The DNA window GTAGGTGCTTGCTGAGTATTTGAATTTATTGTAAAGCGGCTTCAAATATGCTCATGCCTTCTTCGCCTCTGATTCTCCATATTCCTTTGGCAAATCCTCTCACACTTTATATCAAACATGAGGAATTGCTCTTGGGCTggcaaaagtaaaacaaaaaacaaaaaataaaacaatcaaatctgCAAAAAGGAATACAATATTGCCATCACCTGACTGATTTGTGCTATTGCATAAAGCAGGAAGTCATTGATAAAAAAGACAGCATTAGGCTGTATTTTGTCGTGGCACAGTGTTTGAAACATCTGCTATGTAAAGAGAATTCATTAAATTCAGATagtctgggtgtgtgtgcatgccttgtattagtgtgtgtgtgacagcttgACAAGCAAAGTTGAACTCGAGAGTTCACAGGGAGGTGAATGCTCCATAAGCAGTAGGAGAAGACAGGACTTCACAAGAACTCCCCACTCGTCTCATCGTCTAATTTATGAGAGACTGGGTCATGTCTTAGATATCTCTATCATTGAGCAATGTACATATGTGTGATGTTAATGGAAACATGCAGGTtagttactgtatgtaaagcACAGATTAGCCTACAGTTTATATCATtaacaacagactggactggaaatcCAACACAGAGACTGTTTACAGGAAGGGGCAGAGCAGACTCTACTTCTTGAGGAAGCTTaggtcctttaatgtgtaaAAGATGCTGCAAATCTTTTACTAGTCTGTTGTATCCAGTGcaattttctttgctgctgtctgctggggcagcagcatcagatccagggacaacaacaaactatacaaactgatcaggaaggctggctctgtgctggggactGTACTAGAAGCCTTGCTGAACAAGTTGTTGAACATCATGGACAGCAGCatacatcctctccacagcctgctggtcaaacagcagagcagctttagTCAGAGACTGGAAAGGTACAGAAAGTCATTCCTGCCATCATCCTGTATAATAActatattcagacagtggagagctcTGCTCCAACCTAGCAAACCAACTATTGACATATTCATTAGTTCCTTATATTGTACTATGCATTTCCACTTTCCTTGGTATTGCACAATTATATTGACATACAACCGCACAGAATGCTAAATAGTTGCCTGTTTTGTTCCATAGATTTAACTGTGGGCAACTTAAGGTgccatttgttttatgtctaGTTCTATTAGATGTATTTAGATGTGTATTTTTCCTGTGTTATTCCAATAATTTATTATCATccgtgtgtatgtatgtttttctgtgtaatggctaATGCAACACCTGAATATTACTTCTagaattaataaagtatttatctaatctaatttaTCCTATCTAATCTAATATCCTGAAGCAAGGATATACTGTCTGGTATACTGTTTACTTTGCCTCTCAGTGTGTTACCAAAACACACGCTATGAATGAACATTAAGGAATAAATATGCTTCTTCTACCTTCCTACACTCTAGAGcatttgttagtgtttgtgtgcatacatgctTCAGTGCATGCGCTTCTCTTTGcgtgttttattgttgtggggCACACAAAGATGAAGCACATTGAGCATCCACATGTATGAAATGTACCATATTAAATAAAGCCTGACCTGACTTCACTACACTGTTGTTCAGTGGCTGACAATACTAAACCCAGTGAACTGCGATTTCCATGATGCCAAAAAGTACAATGCATCAGAGATTTCTGAGTGGATTCTAAACACTGGTCATAGCCCCCACTGAGGTGTTCAATTCCTGGGACAAAGGCAGACAAAAGGCCTAATGGATTTATGGGTTCACTGCCAGAACCACAGGATGCCAGAGGCAAAATGGGCCTCAGCATCTACCTGGCTGTCAGGCAGCAAAGTCAGGTAATAGCCTCATCCTGGAATACCATGTTGATCGGTCAGTGCAAAGACTTAACCGCCTCGGGCAGAAGTTGATTTGCCGTTGACTTCTGGTGTAAGAAGTCATATCCAAACTTTTCTGCTTTTACAGcgttttatgtaaaatgtgtgtttatctaGCTCTCGCTGCATGACATCAGATCCTGCAATTCTGTCACCATGGTCACTCTGTAATGATGCAATCTGTTAATATTTGTCTGCACTTTTACCAACGCCATTCACTGTACATTCACTGTACATTCTACATCTACATCTTTTGACGTAGTAAAGATATGAAAAGAACATTGGTCCAATAAACAATTATATTTTGCCCTCAAAGGTTTCACCTGCAGCCAGAAATACAGCCATACTGTCAGAACAGATATAGTGTACTTGTGATCACACAGTCAGACCTCTGCAGGTAAGTTAGGTTAGTACATTTATATCTAGCATCTCATTTCCAGCTTGTGAGGCATTAGAAAAAATGTGCCCTGAGGCTCCCCCATTTGTCTCCATCTGACTCAGTGAAGCATCCTTTGTACCTCTGCAGTGGGTACATGAGGCCATCTGAAAACTCTAGCTAAATACACCAGGAGAAGCGAGTATCTATTTTTAGAGTGAGAGTGCCATATCTTTAAAGGAAATAGTCTGCTATCTGCCAATGCAAAAGCTTGTCCAACAAAGGATTTTAATTAAGTGGTTCTCTAAGATCAGCAGAGGGAGCCACAACTCTTTGATGAGACTGCCTTTTCTTTGTAGAGACAAAAAAGTGTGGCTGTGTGTCGACTTAAAATGGAAGCCTGCAGTGTGACCACCTTCACTGTCTGGACCGGAGCCTGAGCAGTCTGACAGCAGTGCACCCACCCACCTacaactttaaaaatataatcaggATGACAAGTGTTCCTCTCTTTCCAAAGACGTGGAAAACATTAACTGTTTTTATGGAGCCGAGCTGTATCACTAAGTATTCATTAGCTGTTGAAGGTGCTTGCTTCTCAGTACGCTAAAGTGCAACATTTCGCCTCATCATCAGCATggctacaaaataaaagtatcaTTTGTgcctgacaaaaaaacaaaacaaataatattcaGTGTTGCTGGTACTCTGCTTTGCGGATTAGATTTCTGAGTCCAAAACAGTGTATTACTGTACCCTGTATCCTACTGAAATGTAATATGGTTTGTTGTAATGGAAAACTgatattcttttctttttgtagatAATGTTGCATGACTCTGACACAAAGCCAGTCCTTAGACAATACGtctttattataaatgtaaagtGAGTTAGTGTAAAATAAGTGATAGTTGTTTACTTCTATGTTTTGCCATTTTACAGGAAACTCTTCTTCTGCACTtcaatctctttgtttttcatcaagACATCTGAATGTCTGGGAGGTCTCAGTGGTCCTCAGTGATGGTTCTCCCTCCCTCTGACATAGTGCATGCTCACAAAAGAGAGACACTTGGAAGATTTATATTCCAGTTTTTTCATAGCCCAAATGTGACAGATGAAACCAGGGCTGAAACTCAATATCTGAAAGATGAAATAGTCTAAAAAATAATACAGCGTTGCTTTGAGATGCTACATTTTTGGGGAGTGTGGGTCCCACAATGCCCTGAGACAcctcatgtgcacacacaaagccCTGCAAGCCTCCCCTTGCTACAGCATATGTGACACAAGTGATACATATGAGAACCTGAGAGAATCTCTTTGTATCCCGCTGGTGgtttacagtatttatagtgAAGAGCTCTTTCACTGCTTCAGCACTTTCTCCGCATGCGGTTTGTGTATTAAATCCAGCcaatacaatatataattaGTACACTTAATCGATAAGCAAACCTTTACAGTATTGCTGTCTCTTCGAGTGGTGAGAGGTGTAAGCCAAATTCATTACAAGTAGAATTTCTGATGATTAAACAGAGTGCTTCATTAGACTGGCTGTAGTTTTAATGTagaaactgagagaaacagaaggaggaCAATAATGTAGTCTATAGCTCAGGGCAGGGTAGCATGAGGACAaggaggatggagagggagagcagaggggTACTGCATATTGTCCTGAGCATTGCTTTAACAGCCAAACTTTTAGCTTTTAGCAAAACTGAATAGACCATGTGCCACATGAATAAAAAGTCATGTGTCCATGTTACATATCTTAGGCCTAATATTATCATGCAGTATTTAAAGTGTGCATCAGATACCTCAAATGTTCCACTCAAGTCTGTGTTTGTCTAAATGTGCGTGAGATAAGAAGACTAGAGAACTAATGGAGTGTGTTTAGGGTCCACTTTTATGAAGGGGATTGCATCTGTGCAGATAAAGGATGACCCTGGCCTCCCCACCTCCTTGCTAGGTAAAAAACAGTCTGTCCTCCATCAAGGTTTAGTGCAGTgagatatttctttttctgtctccttgaTTCCTCCTCAGTCTCCCTCTCcctaataaaataatgaaattgctctctcccttcctctctttctcgcTGTCCTGCTTGAGTTGACACTTGGCCAGATTCCTTGGTGCAGCTGAGTCATAAAGGTTTCAGTGCACTCTGATTTATGGACAGTGATGTGGGTGAGGGTGAggcagcaggaaaaacactggtgtCAGCTCACTGATCACACAGAGACTGTAGGCACATCAGAACAGAGACAACCTGCTGACTtgagatgaagacaaaaaagacacTGTAACTTCAATatttaacaagaaaaaatgaatgatgttCCACTAGCAGGCGATGCTGATGATGTGAAGGTTGATACTGTCTGATAACCTCATGTGTTTTTTCACTGATGGAAAGACCTTAAACAATCCTGACTTGCTGACTTGCTGTTTTGCTCCAGCCCCTCCAGTCAATTGTGATTTATCAAGGGCTCTTTAGCTGCCATATGTACTTTTACCATTAACCTCCATTAACATTCCAGTGGGAAgagaacatttagttttaaagccAGAATAAGAAAAGGAGCCCCAGGCAAATTAACAAGTAAAAAATCTCAATCCTGGCTTGTGAAAGTAAGTAGAATAACCTAAAAGCTGAATATCATTTTTTACTAATGCGTGCTAAATGTTGTttgatttgtcatttcattGAAAGTATTCCTGTTTATAAGTACAAATGAAAAGCCCGGAGCCAGCTCTAGGTTGACAAGGCTTCAAGGCTTTATTGAAGATCATTGCAGCACATTGTGGACTTAAAGCACTCAGTGGAGACCTGAAGTAAGGCATTTCAAAGTCGGTATTGCACGTACAGACATACAGGCATGTTTCGGTGGCAGTAAAGCACACAGGTGTTTGCAAACAAATCTTCACAATGCAGAATTTCTTTTCTAGACATGGTATCTAGcttttaaatagtttaattcCTTTGCTGGGACATCGTGCACGTGGGCATACGTGTTAGGCACGTTGATCATACAGAAGCTACATTCAGCAATACTTATTTTCAAAAGATCAGTTGGTTTGAATAAGACATCAAGAAATCTCGGTATGTTGAGCACCAGAGATCATTCAGCTACAAGCTAGCAGGTATTTATAAAGCATGaaaatttaaacttttttatctgatgttttttcatctttgtcttcagcctccacctcctctccttcGCCAGCTTCTTCGTCCTCCCCCTTCTCACCCTCTGCATcaccctcttcttctttctgctgtgcGTCGTGCTCTTCTTGAGCTTGGGTCtcatctcctccttcctcttgtttttctccatcttctgcTTCACCCTCTTCAGTTCCAAAATCAATGAGGAAAGATGAAAGACAATAATTTACtgctacacacatgcacatattaattaaacaaaatgacCACACTAACCTTCTCcatctgcttcttcctctccctcttcttgtttttcctcctccttttcttccacctcctcctcttcctggccctcttctccctgctcttcctcgtcctctccttccttctcttcctcttgctcctgatcctcctcctccttctcttcctcttccacctgctcttcctcctcctcttgagGAGGGCTAGCCTCTGCTTGCTGTGCCTGGCTTGCAGAAATTGTCTCCTCTGTGGAGAGTGATGAAGTATACAAGCGAGAGCTCAGCAGGTACGGCACTGCAGACTGCATGGAGACGTGTGTTCTTCCATAGGCTGGAGCAGCATACATGGCTTGGGAGTAAACCATGGCAGAGCCCGGTCCTGCCACACTTAAACGGCTCTCTTCTCCTTCAAGGAGCTTCCTGtgacaagaaacacaacaagaaacacattttcattatatctttttaattttacattattatatatggcactcagtacaaacacaaactatAATAAAGTAAGCAAAACATGGCAAAGAATCAATTAATGATTAAATTACTTACCTGTAAGCTGCAATTTCAATATCCAAGGCCATCTTCACATTCAGCAGGTCCTGATAATCTTTCAAGTAGCGAGCCATGTCGCTCTTGTTTGCTCTCAGCTCTTCCTCCAGTTGACTTATTGTATCCTGtatagaaacaaaataaatgtgttagtGGCATATTAGTTAGAACATAGTGGATGTACATAgtatctaatctaatctttgGGGTGTCATGCTCTAAAACTGGCCACAAGGCTGTAACACTCATCTCAATTTCCATTCaccatctttatttatttttaaattatttttatcatagAAAGAAATGTAGGGACACAGGCAACACTGCCCCTTTACTTcagtgtctttctgtttctgaccTGCAGTGCAGAGATCTCAGCACTTTGTTTAGCTTCCACCTCCTGTAGTTGGTTTTCCAGAGCTTGGTTCATCTCCTGGCAGGCATCAATCTCCAGCGTCTTGGCTTTGAGGAGCCGGCGGTATTCTCCAGCCTCATCTTTGACATTTCTTGCACTTTCAGTGTTGAGAGCAGCACCTACTGTCATCACATTCATCTTGTTACAGAACCACTCTTCAGCTGACTGGAGGTTGCGTTGGGCCAGCTTCTCATACTGCACTCGGATGTCGCGAAGAGCAACAGATAGGTCAGGTTTAGTGACCTCCATCTCTACTGACACctctgcactgtactgtatttggGTCTGCAGCTCTGCAATTTCACTCTCACACAGACGCTTCAGGAAGGCCAGCTCATCCAGCAGAGTACCAACTCTTTTCTCAAGTTCAGCCTGACCCAGTGCAGCTTCATCTGCACCCTTTCTAGCATCCATTAGcctcccctctgcctcctctctgcCAAGCACTTCCTCCTCATAGCGCTTTTGCAGGTTCCTCAGCACATCATCCATTCGATCCCTGTGATCTTGGGCTGCTTCTTTCTCGTGGCGGGCCTCTTCTACAGCAGCACGAAGCTGGCGGATCTCATGCTCATACAGGGCCTGTAGATTGGATGGCTCTGCATTCCTCTGCCTGAGCAGTAGCAGTTCAGTCTCCAGCAACTTGTTCTGCTGCTCCAGTTCATGGACCCGCTCAATGAAGCTTGCAAAGCGGTCATTCAGGTCCTGCAGCTCAGCCTTCTCCTGGGTCCTTATTGCTTTGAACTCAGAACTGACCTGGGCTGCTTGGTCAAGGCGTAGCTCAGTAGCAGCTGCAAGCACTGGagcagacagcacagaggagtAGGTGGAAGTAGCTCGAGTTTGCGCTGGATAAATTCTGCGTGAGGATGCATA is part of the Anabas testudineus chromosome 9, fAnaTes1.2, whole genome shotgun sequence genome and encodes:
- the neflb gene encoding neurofilament, light polypeptide b, which translates into the protein MTSTGFDPYYPSTYKRRVVVRSTGYGAGGGIGSRSACFSHSAPIASYASSRRIYPAQTRATSTYSSVLSAPVLAAATELRLDQAAQVSSEFKAIRTQEKAELQDLNDRFASFIERVHELEQQNKLLETELLLLRQRNAEPSNLQALYEHEIRQLRAAVEEARHEKEAAQDHRDRMDDVLRNLQKRYEEEVLGREEAEGRLMDARKGADEAALGQAELEKRVGTLLDELAFLKRLCESEIAELQTQIQYSAEVSVEMEVTKPDLSVALRDIRVQYEKLAQRNLQSAEEWFCNKMNVMTVGAALNTESARNVKDEAGEYRRLLKAKTLEIDACQEMNQALENQLQEVEAKQSAEISALQDTISQLEEELRANKSDMARYLKDYQDLLNVKMALDIEIAAYRKLLEGEESRLSVAGPGSAMVYSQAMYAAPAYGRTHVSMQSAVPYLLSSRLYTSSLSTEETISASQAQQAEASPPQEEEEEQVEEEEKEEEDQEQEEEKEGEDEEEQGEEGQEEEEVEEKEEEKQEEGEEEADGEEGEAEDGEKQEEGGDETQAQEEHDAQQKEEEGDAEGEKGEDEEAGEGEEVEAEDKDEKTSDKKV